A single genomic interval of uncultured Desulfobulbus sp. harbors:
- a CDS encoding triose-phosphate isomerase family protein, with product MKKLILANWKANLAPERALQWVDLFAMAYTPRSEVEVILAVPTLILEQVARTTSRLAGVSLAVQSISAYPQGSYTGSTPAAWIRGLAEYSLLGHRERRRYFHETVQDVARQAYESLSEELQPIICIDKDSLGSQTAAMAAEELDHLIWAYTPETPATFEMARSLSDIAAILPKIAQKTDNRPVLYGGGVTVENAASLCKVTGLSGVMLGKGCLDATAFAAMLNRV from the coding sequence ATGAAAAAATTGATCCTGGCTAACTGGAAAGCCAACCTAGCGCCGGAACGGGCGCTGCAGTGGGTTGATCTTTTTGCAATGGCCTATACACCGCGATCCGAGGTGGAGGTGATCCTTGCGGTACCGACACTCATTTTGGAACAGGTGGCGCGTACAACATCCCGTCTTGCAGGCGTCTCCCTTGCTGTTCAGTCCATCTCCGCCTATCCCCAGGGCAGTTACACTGGTTCGACCCCTGCGGCATGGATTCGCGGCCTGGCCGAGTATTCGCTTCTCGGTCACCGGGAACGACGTCGTTATTTTCATGAAACAGTGCAGGATGTCGCCCGCCAGGCCTACGAGTCTTTAAGCGAAGAGCTGCAACCAATCATCTGTATCGACAAGGATTCCCTGGGGTCACAAACTGCGGCCATGGCGGCGGAGGAGCTTGACCATCTGATCTGGGCATATACGCCGGAAACACCGGCAACCTTTGAAATGGCGAGGAGTCTATCGGATATAGCGGCTATCCTTCCAAAAATTGCACAGAAGACGGACAACAGGCCAGTCCTCTATGGCGGCGGGGTCACAGTTGAAAACGCCGCCTCACTGTGCAAGGTAACAGGGCTGAGCGGTGTGATGTTGGGAAAAGGGTGTCTTGACGCAACTGCTTTTGCGGCAATGCTCAACCGTGTATAG
- a CDS encoding sugar transferase encodes MMQHDANDFGSNISLIDGLSTALAFLAAFGLRALWPHQETLDIYSHVFLIPLLLAITISLLSYFGAYLGPNKTTFGGYCWSIIKTIFISVSVLLLLLSFLKIEYVSSYVLLIYAALEFITLTIIRAWAIYTFKEQVRLGKNKLRVLVVGTRSRAQELVKALHHQVIWGVQVVGFIDPDPAFLGTEILGVPVIGTVENMHECLKNNVFDEVIIAIPRSLLDDAEPIVMACEEEGVRLRFMADIFNVQVARISLTQVQGIPLLTMEPVAQDPQQLLAKRIFDLTLTILSIPILIPIFLVIALAIKIDSPGPVFFIQQRVGLRKRLFPMIKFRSMRMDAEEKLDEIEHLNEADGPIFKIHNDPRVTKFGRFIRRTSIDELPQLVNVLRGEMSLVGPRPMSQRDVAQFDRGIQRKRFSVQPGLTCIWQISGRSDLPFEKWLELDLEYINNWSFWLDIKILFKTIPAVLKSKGAV; translated from the coding sequence ATGATGCAACACGACGCCAATGATTTCGGCTCCAACATCTCGCTCATCGACGGCTTAAGCACAGCACTTGCCTTTCTGGCGGCATTTGGGCTCCGGGCACTGTGGCCCCACCAGGAAACCCTGGATATCTATTCGCATGTCTTCCTCATCCCCCTTCTCCTGGCGATAACGATCAGCCTGCTTTCTTATTTCGGTGCCTATCTGGGGCCCAACAAAACCACCTTTGGCGGCTATTGCTGGTCAATTATCAAAACAATTTTTATTTCCGTCAGTGTCCTGCTGCTGTTACTCTCGTTTCTCAAAATCGAGTATGTGAGCAGTTATGTGTTGCTGATATATGCAGCGTTAGAATTCATCACCTTAACCATAATTCGCGCCTGGGCCATTTATACATTCAAGGAGCAGGTTCGGTTGGGAAAAAATAAACTGCGAGTCCTGGTGGTAGGCACGCGCAGTCGCGCCCAAGAGTTGGTGAAGGCCCTCCACCACCAAGTTATCTGGGGTGTGCAAGTAGTTGGTTTCATTGACCCTGATCCAGCGTTCCTTGGCACGGAAATCCTCGGGGTACCTGTTATAGGTACCGTTGAAAACATGCATGAATGCCTCAAGAATAATGTTTTTGACGAGGTTATTATTGCCATTCCCCGCTCCCTACTTGACGATGCCGAACCTATTGTCATGGCATGCGAGGAAGAGGGAGTCCGTCTTCGCTTCATGGCCGATATCTTTAATGTCCAAGTAGCACGCATCTCCCTTACCCAGGTTCAGGGTATTCCATTGCTAACCATGGAGCCTGTTGCGCAAGACCCTCAGCAATTACTGGCTAAACGAATATTTGATCTAACGCTGACCATCTTATCTATTCCCATTTTGATTCCTATATTTTTGGTCATTGCTCTGGCCATAAAGATTGATTCTCCAGGACCAGTCTTTTTTATTCAACAACGGGTCGGTTTGCGCAAGCGCCTTTTCCCGATGATCAAATTTCGCTCGATGCGTATGGACGCCGAGGAAAAGCTCGATGAAATCGAACACCTCAATGAGGCTGACGGTCCTATCTTCAAAATACACAATGACCCTAGAGTAACAAAATTCGGACGTTTTATTCGAAGAACAAGCATTGATGAGTTACCGCAGCTCGTCAATGTTCTCCGTGGGGAAATGAGCCTAGTCGGACCGCGACCGATGTCGCAACGGGATGTTGCACAATTTGACAGAGGCATCCAGCGTAAACGTTTCAGCGTGCAACCTGGCCTGACCTGCATCTGGCAGATCTCCGGCAGAAGTGATCTTCCCTTTGAAAAATGGCTGGAACTGGATCTGGAATATATTAACAACTGGAGTTTCTGGCTGGATATTAAAATCCTGTTTAAGACTATCCCAGCAGTCTTAAAATCGAAGGGGGCTGTCTGA
- a CDS encoding ABC transporter permease: protein MNEILIRPSKGWINIDWAELYRYRELLMFLTWRDILVRYKQTVLGVAWAVLQPVFMMLVFTIIFGRLAKIDSLGLPYAVFVYAGLLPWTFFSTAVSQSSLSLVNQQNLLTKIYFPRLFVPSASVGAGLVDLAISFVVYGVILATHGIVPSAGVMWLPLLILLTILAALGFGYTLAALTVSYRDFRFLIPFMLQAMMYISPVIYPVKLVPSQYHWLLAINPMTGIIDAFRAAILGTPWNPTTLVVSTLVTIGLFLFGLFFFRKTERRFADIA from the coding sequence ATGAACGAAATACTAATACGGCCCAGCAAGGGGTGGATCAATATCGACTGGGCGGAACTTTACCGCTATCGCGAGCTTCTGATGTTTCTTACTTGGCGCGATATCCTGGTCCGCTACAAGCAGACCGTGCTGGGTGTCGCCTGGGCCGTACTGCAGCCAGTTTTCATGATGCTGGTCTTCACCATCATCTTCGGCAGGCTCGCCAAAATCGATTCGCTAGGTCTACCGTACGCGGTTTTTGTCTATGCGGGCTTGCTCCCCTGGACTTTTTTTTCAACTGCGGTCAGCCAATCCAGCCTCAGCCTGGTCAACCAGCAGAACCTCCTTACCAAGATCTATTTTCCCCGCCTGTTCGTGCCCTCCGCAAGTGTCGGAGCCGGCCTTGTAGACCTTGCCATTTCCTTTGTGGTCTACGGTGTTATCCTTGCCACACACGGCATTGTCCCCAGTGCTGGGGTTATGTGGCTCCCTCTGCTCATCCTGCTGACGATTCTCGCGGCCCTTGGATTTGGCTACACCCTGGCCGCCCTGACCGTCAGCTACCGGGATTTTCGTTTCCTTATTCCGTTCATGCTCCAAGCCATGATGTACATCAGCCCAGTAATCTATCCGGTCAAACTGGTGCCGAGCCAATACCACTGGCTGTTGGCCATTAATCCTATGACCGGCATTATCGATGCTTTTCGCGCTGCCATTCTTGGGACCCCATGGAATCCGACAACCCTGGTGGTCTCTACTTTGGTGACCATCGGGCTGTTTCTTTTCGGATTGTTTTTTTTCCGTAAAACTGAACGGCGCTTTGCCGATATTGCCTGA
- the htpX gene encoding zinc metalloprotease HtpX, whose translation MNTMKTFMLMAALTALFMVAGQAMGGRQGMMIALLLAVGLNFFAYWNSDKMALAMNRAREVSVGEAPDLHALIANLAARAGLPKPKVYVVDDPTPNAFATGRNPEHAAVAVTTGILQVLDRYELEGVIAHELGHIKNRDILIGSIAAVMAGAISYLASMAQWAMIFGGGRGDDEEGSNPLATLVMMIVAPLAATLIQMAISRSREYLADATGAEICGHPKSLASALNKLANYNAQRPMDVNPASAQMYIVNPLSGGTIASLFSTHPPMEERIRRLLSM comes from the coding sequence ATGAACACGATGAAGACTTTCATGCTCATGGCGGCTTTGACAGCGCTTTTTATGGTGGCAGGCCAAGCCATGGGAGGACGCCAGGGGATGATGATCGCCTTGCTCCTGGCGGTCGGCCTCAATTTTTTTGCCTACTGGAATTCGGATAAGATGGCTTTGGCCATGAACCGTGCACGGGAGGTCTCCGTTGGGGAAGCGCCGGATCTGCATGCACTGATTGCCAATCTGGCTGCCCGGGCAGGGCTTCCCAAACCCAAGGTCTATGTGGTGGATGATCCCACGCCCAATGCCTTTGCCACTGGCCGTAACCCCGAGCATGCCGCCGTTGCCGTGACAACCGGTATTTTACAGGTCCTGGACCGCTACGAGTTGGAAGGCGTTATCGCCCATGAACTCGGCCATATAAAAAATCGCGATATTCTAATCGGATCGATTGCCGCAGTGATGGCAGGTGCTATTTCCTATCTGGCAAGTATGGCGCAGTGGGCCATGATCTTCGGTGGTGGGCGGGGCGACGATGAAGAGGGGAGCAATCCGCTGGCAACCCTGGTAATGATGATTGTTGCGCCGTTGGCGGCCACTTTGATCCAAATGGCTATCTCGCGCAGCCGTGAGTACCTCGCCGACGCCACCGGAGCGGAGATTTGCGGCCATCCTAAGTCGTTAGCCAGTGCGTTGAATAAACTCGCCAATTACAACGCGCAACGACCGATGGATGTCAACCCGGCTTCGGCACAGATGTATATCGTCAACCCCCTGAGTGGCGGCACGATTGCCTCGCTTTTTTCCACCCATCCCCCCATGGAAGAGCGAATCCGCCGGTTATTATCCATGTAA
- a CDS encoding polysaccharide biosynthesis/export family protein yields the protein MVKFEGLYAPGRLSVHNKAKKAVLNIFTLNYCFYVCSIICQIIYDFDISGEELMKKFSLVFKAIFCLGLTLCMLTAAWAAESTGDGAVSKEVKDKFRQEILGKSGSTSTDKEYIIGYRDILYIEVYGEGSMAIGPTAPATTATSLDPVAVPSNGDVRGRGTGSEVGMDGRISLRHLGDVYVVGMTLGQLADYLKKLYGTIYDSPTVITTLLQSNSRQYTVMGQVKTPGLFHMDFPTTIVKAIAKAGGFSEWADSEVTVIRQGNDLTVEKGKSLPKKKVEKFTFDYDDFLKGNDTEKNILLEPGDVVVVH from the coding sequence ATGGTGAAATTCGAAGGCCTATACGCACCTGGACGCCTATCCGTTCACAATAAAGCAAAAAAAGCTGTTTTAAATATTTTTACTTTGAACTATTGTTTTTATGTATGTAGCATAATTTGTCAAATTATTTATGATTTCGATATTTCAGGCGAGGAGCTCATGAAAAAATTTTCCCTGGTATTCAAAGCGATCTTTTGTTTAGGCCTCACTCTATGTATGCTTACAGCTGCCTGGGCAGCGGAGTCCACCGGTGACGGGGCTGTTTCCAAAGAAGTGAAAGATAAATTCCGTCAGGAAATTTTAGGGAAATCGGGTTCGACCTCAACGGACAAGGAATATATCATCGGATACCGGGACATACTCTACATTGAAGTCTACGGTGAGGGCTCAATGGCTATCGGCCCAACAGCTCCGGCAACGACTGCAACAAGCCTGGACCCGGTAGCAGTCCCTTCAAATGGAGATGTACGGGGACGGGGTACCGGTTCCGAAGTCGGCATGGACGGCCGCATATCCCTTCGTCACCTCGGAGATGTCTATGTGGTGGGGATGACCCTGGGGCAACTTGCTGATTATCTGAAAAAACTTTATGGCACCATCTATGACAGCCCGACGGTCATAACTACTCTTCTGCAAAGCAACAGCCGCCAGTACACCGTCATGGGCCAAGTGAAGACTCCAGGCCTGTTTCACATGGACTTTCCCACAACCATCGTGAAAGCAATTGCCAAAGCGGGGGGTTTTAGTGAGTGGGCCGATTCCGAGGTGACCGTCATTCGCCAGGGAAATGACCTCACCGTTGAAAAAGGAAAATCACTTCCCAAGAAAAAAGTCGAGAAGTTCACCTTTGATTACGATGACTTCCTCAAAGGGAACGACACTGAAAAAAATATCCTCCTCGAGCCCGGAGATGTTGTTGTTGTCCATTGA
- the elbB gene encoding isoprenoid biosynthesis glyoxalase ElbB: protein MQKRNIAVILSGCGHQDGAEIHEATLTLWAIHKNGAEFQCYAPDIKQHHVLNHITGQEMNEQRNVLIESARIARGKIAALATFNPDSADALIIPGGFGAAKNLSSYAFDGPKCTVNSDVANAIKAMHKAGKPIGALCIAPVILAKVLGKGTLTIGQDSGTAENLSAMGARHQPTMQGEIAVDQDNKIVTTPCYMLNSRVDQIGEGADRVVQAVLEMIS from the coding sequence ATGCAGAAAAGAAATATAGCCGTGATCCTTTCAGGATGCGGGCATCAGGACGGCGCGGAAATTCACGAGGCGACCTTAACCCTGTGGGCTATTCATAAAAATGGCGCTGAATTTCAGTGCTACGCTCCTGATATCAAACAACATCACGTGCTCAATCACATAACCGGTCAGGAAATGAACGAGCAGCGCAACGTGTTGATCGAATCGGCGCGCATTGCTCGAGGCAAAATTGCCGCCCTTGCTACCTTTAATCCAGATTCTGCCGATGCCCTGATTATCCCTGGCGGATTCGGGGCGGCCAAGAATTTGAGCAGCTATGCCTTTGACGGCCCCAAATGTACGGTCAACAGTGATGTGGCCAATGCAATCAAGGCCATGCACAAAGCTGGAAAGCCCATCGGTGCCCTGTGCATTGCTCCGGTTATCCTAGCCAAGGTTCTTGGTAAGGGGACCTTGACCATCGGCCAGGATAGCGGGACTGCCGAAAACCTGAGTGCCATGGGGGCCCGGCATCAACCGACCATGCAGGGGGAAATCGCTGTTGATCAGGACAATAAGATCGTCACAACCCCCTGTTACATGCTCAATTCCCGTGTCGATCAGATCGGTGAAGGAGCTGATCGTGTGGTCCAAGCAGTCTTGGAGATGATCTCCTAA
- a CDS encoding WecB/TagA/CpsF family glycosyltransferase, whose translation MERDVHCLFGLAVDNCSLTSTKDLLRQRIRQGQKTVLSTININWIAQTLRNEEFRDIVNGSDLVVIDGKPLLWLAQLLGCPMRETVPGSTLIQELLEEQVDQPLTIFLLGGEGDTAKLAMQNINRHHNGGLRAVGALNPGHGTVEELSTAEILNAVNSTQPDILLVALGAKKGTLWIERNRCQLNAKVISHLGATINFLAGTVHRAPRFVQSSGLEWAWRIIQEPKLFSRYALDALTLMKFLFPRIPVWLQYRVQARRIPPDAPLHSIELHSDDPNTIILHPPARLQARHAKELRHIIAHHSATNRHITIDFRKTVYADGAFWGTLVLLQRCYSGPPCKIAITNFTQAMRGWARLFQLPLNQECSAKNQ comes from the coding sequence ATGGAAAGGGATGTCCATTGCCTTTTTGGCCTGGCGGTCGATAATTGCTCCCTAACATCAACAAAAGACCTTTTACGACAACGGATCAGACAGGGGCAAAAAACCGTTTTGTCAACGATCAATATCAACTGGATAGCTCAAACTCTGCGTAATGAAGAGTTTCGTGACATAGTAAACGGCAGCGACCTTGTCGTCATCGATGGGAAACCGCTTCTCTGGCTGGCACAATTGCTGGGGTGCCCGATGAGAGAAACCGTCCCCGGATCCACTCTTATCCAAGAGCTCCTTGAAGAACAAGTTGATCAGCCTCTCACCATCTTTTTACTCGGCGGTGAAGGGGATACAGCCAAATTGGCCATGCAGAACATCAACCGACACCATAATGGTGGCCTGCGCGCTGTTGGAGCTCTCAATCCCGGGCATGGAACAGTGGAAGAACTGAGCACCGCCGAGATTCTAAATGCTGTCAATTCGACCCAACCCGACATACTTTTGGTCGCCTTAGGCGCGAAAAAGGGAACTCTGTGGATCGAACGCAACCGCTGCCAGCTGAATGCCAAGGTCATCAGCCATTTGGGCGCCACCATCAATTTTCTCGCAGGAACTGTGCACCGGGCCCCCCGTTTTGTGCAGTCTAGCGGCCTGGAGTGGGCCTGGAGGATTATTCAGGAACCGAAACTCTTTTCCCGTTACGCGCTTGATGCCTTGACGCTGATGAAATTTCTCTTTCCCCGAATACCGGTCTGGTTGCAATATCGCGTTCAGGCCCGGCGGATACCGCCCGACGCGCCCCTCCATTCCATTGAATTGCACAGCGATGACCCAAACACGATAATACTCCACCCTCCGGCTCGACTTCAGGCCCGGCACGCCAAGGAGCTCCGCCATATTATCGCTCACCACTCGGCAACGAATCGCCACATTACTATAGATTTTCGAAAAACCGTTTACGCTGACGGTGCCTTCTGGGGGACATTGGTTCTGCTGCAACGCTGTTACAGTGGGCCACCCTGCAAGATAGCCATAACCAATTTCACCCAAGCCATGCGCGGCTGGGCACGGCTGTTCCAACTCCCCCTCAATCAGGAATGCTCTGCTAAAAATCAATAG
- a CDS encoding tetratricopeptide repeat protein, whose amino-acid sequence MHSKKLFSYALVFLSIFFILSASGCSDSGKGKEEHYKKAMAYLEQNKDNEAIIEFRNAIQADPKFADARYQLGLLYLKTGEARQAFGELQRAATLDPKNLDAQIKTAEFYLLAKKKDDARRNIEIVLTQAPTNKDALALLANIEQIDGNTEKALEAINKAIDVDPASDRLYLIKGRILNSKKDYTGTEQALLKALELDRNKIINYATLVGFYTEQKENEKAKGLLQKMTVAFPDSSQPYLQMAAIELRENDIDAAEQHLTKALAIDPKNTKLKLSIAEFYTQKGKIVEAERIYQEALQSADKPEEVEPQLANFYFDTGKFDKSRETLDKALKANQKNAVAQLVQAKFYLKEGKNQEALDIVNRLLGDYPKWGELFFVKAVAHSNLRDNKLAMEALNEAIKNSPAYSKAHSMLAILSLQDGNYETAKQEAAIALKLNPRDFHAALTLARAVLFSKDYDTAEKMFSELHAKVPDNVEVLGSLGLAYMGLKQEGKAKQVFEDLLEKQPNNAKAFTFLLQIAKKDGASQGDLIKLTKAQLEKAPNSGGLHILLANLYLGDKQPNEALTYYNKAQELDPNNPQPYAMSALILTRQGKTDQAIAEYQNLLAKQPKAIGAYMGLGSIYEQTGKADLAQDAYKKALDINPEFAPAANNLAWMIAESNDPDLGEALRLAMIAKQQKPDDVHIIDTLGWVHYKRGSYSLARNEFVQAVEKDANMPVLRYHLALALYGEGKKQEAMEEMKKTLAQTQPFAEKSEAAATLQKWQSE is encoded by the coding sequence ATGCACTCAAAAAAACTTTTTTCCTATGCCCTTGTTTTTCTATCGATTTTTTTTATTCTTTCTGCTTCGGGGTGCTCTGATTCCGGAAAAGGTAAGGAAGAACATTACAAAAAGGCTATGGCGTATCTGGAACAGAACAAAGACAATGAGGCTATTATCGAATTTCGTAATGCCATTCAGGCAGATCCTAAATTCGCCGATGCCCGCTACCAACTCGGTTTGCTCTATCTGAAAACAGGAGAAGCCCGCCAGGCTTTTGGTGAGTTGCAGAGGGCGGCAACACTTGATCCCAAAAATTTAGATGCGCAAATTAAGACCGCAGAATTCTATCTGCTGGCCAAGAAAAAGGATGACGCCCGTCGTAACATTGAAATTGTGTTGACGCAAGCTCCCACTAACAAAGACGCTCTGGCCCTGCTTGCCAATATTGAGCAGATCGACGGCAATACAGAGAAGGCGCTTGAGGCAATCAACAAAGCCATTGACGTCGACCCTGCCAGCGACCGTCTATACCTTATCAAAGGACGTATTTTAAATAGCAAAAAAGATTATACCGGTACTGAACAGGCGCTGCTCAAAGCACTTGAACTTGATAGGAATAAAATTATTAATTACGCAACGCTTGTTGGCTTTTATACGGAACAGAAGGAAAATGAAAAAGCCAAGGGGCTCCTTCAAAAAATGACGGTAGCTTTTCCGGACTCTTCCCAGCCCTACCTGCAGATGGCTGCAATTGAATTACGTGAAAATGACATTGACGCTGCAGAGCAGCATCTTACCAAGGCATTGGCAATAGATCCCAAAAATACCAAGTTGAAGCTGAGCATTGCCGAATTCTACACTCAAAAAGGGAAAATTGTCGAGGCTGAACGTATATACCAGGAGGCACTTCAATCGGCTGATAAACCTGAAGAAGTAGAGCCTCAGCTCGCAAACTTTTATTTTGATACCGGAAAATTTGACAAATCACGTGAGACACTTGATAAGGCACTTAAAGCTAATCAAAAAAATGCTGTCGCTCAACTTGTTCAGGCCAAATTTTATCTGAAAGAGGGGAAAAACCAGGAAGCACTGGATATTGTCAACAGGCTTCTTGGAGATTACCCCAAATGGGGTGAACTGTTCTTTGTCAAAGCTGTTGCCCACAGCAACCTCAGAGATAACAAATTGGCTATGGAAGCTTTGAATGAGGCCATAAAAAACAGTCCAGCTTATAGCAAGGCACACTCAATGCTAGCAATTCTGTCCCTTCAGGACGGAAATTACGAAACGGCCAAACAAGAAGCAGCCATTGCCCTCAAACTTAATCCACGTGATTTCCATGCTGCGCTCACTTTGGCAAGAGCTGTTTTATTTTCTAAAGACTACGACACCGCTGAAAAAATGTTCAGCGAGTTACATGCTAAAGTTCCAGATAATGTCGAGGTGTTGGGGAGTCTCGGACTTGCCTATATGGGGTTGAAACAAGAGGGAAAAGCAAAGCAGGTCTTTGAGGATCTGCTGGAGAAACAACCCAATAACGCTAAGGCCTTTACATTTTTGCTGCAGATTGCCAAAAAGGATGGGGCTTCCCAAGGTGATTTGATCAAGTTGACCAAGGCGCAGCTTGAAAAAGCCCCGAACAGTGGGGGGCTTCACATCCTTTTAGCCAATCTTTATCTTGGCGATAAGCAGCCCAACGAGGCATTGACTTACTACAACAAGGCTCAGGAGCTTGATCCCAACAATCCGCAGCCCTATGCCATGAGTGCCCTTATTCTCACGCGCCAGGGAAAGACGGATCAGGCTATTGCCGAGTATCAGAATTTACTGGCGAAGCAACCGAAGGCCATCGGGGCCTATATGGGCCTGGGAAGTATTTACGAACAGACTGGAAAAGCGGATCTCGCCCAAGATGCCTATAAAAAAGCATTGGATATCAACCCGGAATTTGCACCGGCTGCAAACAACCTTGCCTGGATGATTGCTGAAAGCAACGATCCCGACTTAGGGGAAGCGCTCCGGTTGGCCATGATTGCCAAGCAGCAGAAACCCGATGATGTCCACATCATCGATACCTTGGGGTGGGTGCATTACAAGCGCGGTTCGTACAGCCTTGCCCGCAACGAATTTGTCCAGGCGGTCGAGAAGGATGCCAACATGCCTGTGCTGCGTTACCATCTCGCCTTGGCGCTTTACGGAGAGGGGAAGAAGCAGGAGGCCATGGAAGAGATGAAAAAGACCCTGGCGCAAACCCAGCCTTTTGCTGAAAAGAGTGAAGCCGCTGCCACCCTGCAAAAGTGGCAGAGCGAATAA
- the hpt gene encoding hypoxanthine phosphoribosyltransferase, whose amino-acid sequence MQPQVEESKTVLISSLQLCERITELGRVITADYQGKSLVLLGVLNGAFIFAADLCRAIQLDVEIDFIRVASYGDSTESSGSIRLLMEPKLDLKGKDVLLVEDIVDTGTTMAWLQDHFHKCAANSVKICSLIDKAERRQTPVVVDYVGFALDHGFLVGYGLDCAERYRNLPAIYSLEK is encoded by the coding sequence ATGCAGCCACAGGTCGAGGAATCAAAAACAGTACTGATCAGCTCCTTGCAACTGTGTGAGCGAATTACGGAGCTCGGAAGAGTCATTACCGCAGACTATCAGGGGAAATCATTGGTTCTCCTTGGGGTGTTGAACGGCGCCTTTATTTTTGCCGCAGACCTCTGCCGAGCCATTCAGCTGGATGTGGAAATCGATTTTATTCGAGTCGCCAGTTATGGCGACTCGACCGAATCCTCTGGATCGATTCGGCTACTCATGGAGCCGAAATTGGATCTGAAGGGCAAGGATGTCCTCCTTGTCGAGGACATCGTCGATACCGGGACAACGATGGCCTGGCTTCAGGATCATTTCCATAAGTGTGCTGCCAACTCGGTCAAAATATGCTCTCTCATTGATAAGGCAGAGCGTCGTCAGACACCTGTTGTTGTTGATTATGTCGGATTTGCCCTTGATCACGGATTTCTGGTCGGCTACGGTTTGGATTGCGCTGAACGATACCGCAACCTGCCGGCGATCTATTCATTGGAAAAATAA
- a CDS encoding glycosyltransferase family 4 protein, producing the protein MKITFILPHAGLSGGIKVVAIYAELLTKRGHIVNVFSVPRRPISFKQKLKLFFKNGKLHNHTRKEQSYFDNRQVNHTVINSYRDITDKDVPNADIVIATFWNTAYWVNNLSFSKGEKVYFIQGKEADFPNLPHEMVEQTYSFPLSKITISKSLKNWIEKYDNNNKIFVIKNSVDTKQFHAEFRNKQDVPSIGFMYSNSWIKGPDLIADTLKIVHNIFNNLKIYSYGLSDIDKQIFQGLNIEHVTQPEQDKIRYIYEKCDVWLCGSRMEGFHLPPLEAMACRCPVVSTAVGGPLDIIQNGINGFIVPIDDQKQLADSVVKVLSLPNTNWLEMSNQAHRTAHSYTWDDATELLEKFLLDLIPSN; encoded by the coding sequence ATGAAAATTACTTTTATCCTGCCTCACGCAGGACTATCTGGCGGCATTAAAGTGGTGGCCATTTATGCAGAGCTATTAACAAAGCGCGGGCACATAGTGAATGTTTTCTCTGTTCCACGTCGCCCCATTTCGTTCAAACAAAAACTAAAATTATTCTTCAAAAATGGAAAATTGCATAATCACACCAGGAAAGAACAATCATACTTTGATAACAGACAAGTTAATCACACGGTAATCAATAGCTACAGAGACATCACTGACAAGGACGTGCCAAATGCAGATATCGTTATCGCTACCTTTTGGAACACAGCCTACTGGGTAAATAATTTATCCTTTTCAAAAGGGGAAAAAGTCTATTTCATCCAAGGGAAAGAAGCAGATTTTCCCAATCTACCCCATGAAATGGTAGAACAAACTTACAGTTTTCCATTATCAAAAATTACTATTTCCAAATCATTAAAAAATTGGATCGAAAAATATGATAACAATAACAAAATCTTTGTTATCAAAAACAGTGTAGATACAAAACAATTCCACGCTGAATTCAGAAACAAACAAGATGTTCCTTCTATTGGCTTTATGTACTCAAATTCATGGATCAAAGGTCCTGATTTGATAGCAGATACACTCAAAATTGTTCATAATATTTTTAACAATTTAAAAATTTACTCATACGGGTTATCTGATATTGACAAACAAATTTTTCAAGGTCTTAACATTGAACATGTCACCCAACCCGAACAAGACAAAATCCGTTACATTTATGAAAAATGCGATGTATGGTTGTGTGGGAGCAGGATGGAAGGCTTTCATCTTCCCCCTTTAGAGGCAATGGCTTGCAGATGCCCTGTTGTTTCAACAGCAGTTGGTGGTCCTCTTGATATAATTCAAAATGGAATTAATGGGTTTATCGTCCCTATAGATGACCAAAAACAGTTAGCGGATTCAGTTGTCAAGGTACTTTCACTACCCAATACAAACTGGCTAGAGATGTCCAATCAAGCTCACCGGACAGCTCATTCATATACCTGGGACGATGCGACTGAGTTACTGGAAAAATTTTTGCTAGACCTCATCCCATCGAATTAA